The following coding sequences lie in one Corynebacterium anserum genomic window:
- a CDS encoding ATP-dependent Clp protease ATP-binding subunit, whose translation MFERFTDRARRVVVLAQEEARALNHNYIGTEHILLGLIQEGEGVAAKALESMGISLDAVRTEVKEIIGSGGHPPSGYIPFTPRAKKVLELALREALQLGHKYIGTEHILLGLIREGEGVAAQVLVKLGADLSRVRQQVIQLLSGYEGGESESVNDEPATAGVGSGTSEPSSSKMGQKSNSLVLDQFGRNLTQAAKDGKLDPVVGRETEIERVMQVLSRRTKNNPVLIGEPGVGKTAVVEGLALDIVNGRVPETLKDKQLYSLDLGSLVAGSRYRGDFEERLKKVLKEINQRGDIILFIDEIHTLVGAGAAEGAIDAASILKPKLARGELQTIGATTLDEYRKHIEKDAALERRFQPVQVAEPSVAHTIEILKGLRDRYEAHHRVSITDGALEAAARLADRYINDRFLPDKAVDLIDEAGARMRIKRMTAPKSIQEVDEKIAEVRRKKEAAIDDQDFEKAAALRDDERKLTDERAEKEKAWRAGELDEVAEVGEEQIAEVLGNWTGIPVFKLTEEESQRLLRMEDELHKRIIGQDDAVKAVSRAIRRTRAGLKDPKRPSGSFIFAGPSGVGKTELSKALAEFLFGDDDALIQIDMGEFHDRFTASRLFGAPPGYVGYDEGGQLTEKVRRKPFSVVLFDEIEKAHKEIYNTLLQVLEDGRLTDGQGRQVDFKNTVLIFTSNLGTRDISKAVGMGFSSSGEADEETQYERMKLKVQDELKKHFRPEFLNRIDDIVVFHQLTREQIVQMVDLLLGRVTSALASKDMGIEVSEKAKNLLAKRGFDPVLGARPLRRTIQREIEDQLSEKILFGEFGAGEIVTVDVENWDGESKGEDAKFVFGSKVKPLPSVDAEEDTRAEDAIHAVQDAADKPVPENDGFDPDKDEGPDGEAKDLATADVSSALSDSESDATSSHGDSSPEDDRKNPPPAGAGAPGQ comes from the coding sequence ATGTTCGAGAGGTTCACTGACCGTGCGCGCCGGGTCGTTGTTTTGGCGCAGGAGGAAGCACGCGCTCTTAACCACAACTACATCGGCACGGAGCATATCCTGCTCGGCCTCATCCAAGAGGGAGAAGGTGTCGCCGCCAAGGCACTAGAGTCCATGGGGATTTCGTTGGACGCCGTGCGCACCGAGGTGAAAGAGATCATCGGTTCCGGTGGGCATCCGCCGAGTGGTTACATTCCTTTCACCCCACGTGCCAAGAAGGTACTGGAGCTGGCGCTACGCGAGGCGCTGCAACTCGGGCATAAATATATTGGCACCGAGCATATTCTGCTTGGCCTTATCCGTGAGGGTGAGGGCGTGGCCGCACAGGTGCTGGTGAAACTTGGCGCGGATCTCTCCCGCGTGCGCCAGCAGGTCATTCAGCTTCTGTCTGGTTACGAGGGCGGCGAGAGTGAATCCGTCAACGATGAACCGGCTACCGCCGGTGTGGGTTCGGGCACTTCTGAGCCGAGCAGTTCCAAGATGGGGCAGAAGTCTAACTCTCTTGTGCTGGATCAGTTTGGTCGCAATCTGACCCAGGCGGCGAAAGACGGAAAGTTGGATCCAGTTGTTGGGCGTGAGACGGAGATCGAGCGCGTGATGCAGGTGCTCTCGCGCCGTACCAAGAACAACCCTGTGCTCATCGGTGAGCCTGGTGTGGGTAAGACTGCGGTTGTGGAGGGGCTTGCTCTGGATATCGTGAACGGCCGCGTACCGGAGACACTCAAGGACAAGCAATTGTATTCCTTGGACTTGGGTTCCCTGGTTGCTGGTTCTCGTTATCGCGGTGACTTTGAGGAACGCCTGAAGAAGGTGCTGAAGGAGATTAACCAACGCGGTGACATCATCCTGTTCATCGACGAGATTCACACCTTGGTCGGTGCGGGTGCGGCTGAGGGTGCCATCGACGCCGCATCGATCCTGAAGCCAAAACTGGCTCGCGGTGAGCTACAAACTATCGGTGCTACCACCTTGGATGAGTACCGTAAGCACATCGAAAAGGATGCGGCTTTGGAGCGTCGTTTCCAGCCGGTACAGGTGGCTGAGCCATCTGTGGCTCACACTATTGAGATCCTTAAGGGGCTCCGCGACCGTTATGAGGCACACCACCGTGTGTCGATCACTGATGGTGCGTTGGAGGCTGCTGCTCGTCTCGCTGATCGCTATATCAATGACAGGTTCCTGCCAGATAAGGCCGTGGACCTCATTGATGAGGCTGGAGCTCGCATGCGTATCAAGCGTATGACTGCCCCGAAATCCATCCAGGAAGTGGATGAAAAGATTGCCGAGGTTCGTCGTAAGAAAGAGGCAGCCATTGATGATCAAGATTTTGAGAAGGCAGCGGCACTGCGTGATGACGAGCGCAAACTGACGGATGAACGTGCAGAAAAAGAAAAGGCGTGGCGCGCTGGAGAACTAGACGAAGTTGCGGAGGTTGGTGAGGAGCAGATTGCCGAAGTGCTGGGCAATTGGACTGGTATTCCGGTCTTTAAGCTCACCGAGGAAGAGTCTCAGCGCTTGCTCCGTATGGAGGATGAGCTGCATAAGCGCATCATTGGCCAGGATGATGCTGTTAAGGCGGTGTCCCGTGCCATCCGCCGCACTCGGGCTGGTCTGAAGGATCCTAAGCGCCCGTCGGGTTCCTTTATTTTCGCAGGTCCATCCGGTGTGGGTAAGACGGAATTGTCGAAGGCTTTGGCTGAGTTCCTCTTTGGTGACGACGACGCGCTGATTCAGATCGATATGGGTGAATTCCATGATCGCTTCACCGCCTCCCGTCTGTTTGGTGCACCTCCTGGATACGTGGGCTATGACGAGGGAGGTCAGCTCACGGAGAAGGTTCGTCGCAAGCCTTTCTCTGTGGTGTTGTTCGATGAGATCGAGAAGGCTCACAAGGAGATCTACAACACTCTGCTGCAGGTTCTGGAGGATGGGCGTCTTACCGATGGTCAAGGTCGCCAGGTGGATTTCAAGAACACCGTTTTGATCTTCACCTCTAACTTGGGCACGAGGGATATTTCCAAGGCTGTGGGTATGGGCTTCTCCTCCTCAGGTGAGGCTGATGAAGAGACGCAATATGAGCGAATGAAGCTTAAGGTGCAGGATGAGTTGAAGAAGCATTTCCGCCCTGAGTTCTTGAACCGTATTGATGACATCGTTGTATTCCACCAGCTCACTCGTGAACAGATTGTCCAGATGGTCGATCTTTTGCTGGGCCGAGTGACATCCGCTTTGGCCTCGAAGGATATGGGTATTGAGGTCTCGGAGAAAGCGAAGAATCTGCTGGCAAAGCGAGGTTTCGATCCGGTCTTGGGTGCACGTCCACTGCGTCGTACCATTCAGCGTGAGATTGAGGACCAGCTTTCGGAGAAGATCCTGTTCGGCGAGTTCGGTGCAGGTGAGATCGTCACTGTTGATGTGGAGAACTGGGATGGCGAGTCGAAGGGTGAGGATGCGAAGTTCGTCTTCGGGTCCAAGGTTAAGCCGCTGCCTAGCGTAGATGCAGAAGAGGATACTCGGGCAGAAGATGCTATCCATGCTGTGCAGGACGCTGCAGATAAGCCAGTTCCAGAAAATGACGGTTTTGATCCAGATAAGGACGAAGGTCCCGACGGTGAGGCGAAGGACTTAGCGACGGCTGATGTGTCTTCTGCTTTGTCTGATTCTGAGTCCGACGCCACCAGCTCCCATGGGGACTCATCCCCTGAAGATGACCGCAAGAATCCTCCGCCGGCAGGAGCAGGTGCTCCCGGGCAGTAA
- a CDS encoding lipase family protein, with amino-acid sequence MKKRSISRRIQPARIALALSSCLAISTFGFTAPALAQGSSTTSPHGARVKPQASMSATATGSTHTSSGGSLESESPIFGSTDSLMRDGVGMGSSDATADLLKKLSPDHDPNNFYGSLTATAKGNPGDVLKTAPSDFSLGFTVPGWKKSLATRVAYVSTNVSGHTIPVTGTVLRSPVKWNGPGKRPLLAIAPGTQGAGDSCAPGKKMDQGLGSEGITISTALNRGWHVALTDLPGLGNPAIQHTYMNRVEQGRATLDMARAAGRMGLKGLSPKNPIATWGYSQGGGASAAALELQPQYAPELNLVAGMAGGVPANLFTTANAIDNAPLAGAIGYTTNGLLQAYPEIRPEIEKEMNAKGKALLKESADQCAEETMLKLGYTDSRTLTKSGKPLGEIMRNNPVIKAAIQRQEIGNLTPQVPVFVAHGTHDDTIPVEQGRIMAQKWCRAGAKIHYQEFDLPRLGPLIDHGTPMIASLQPAMDWLDAGFHGKGYSLTSCSDIPS; translated from the coding sequence ATGAAAAAACGTAGTATTAGCCGCCGGATTCAGCCTGCACGCATCGCCCTGGCACTATCTTCCTGCCTCGCTATTTCCACCTTTGGTTTCACCGCACCTGCCCTAGCGCAAGGATCTTCCACCACCTCACCTCATGGGGCGAGAGTAAAGCCTCAGGCCAGTATGTCTGCCACCGCCACGGGCTCAACTCACACCAGTTCAGGAGGCTCACTGGAATCAGAATCTCCGATTTTCGGTTCCACCGACAGTCTCATGCGCGATGGTGTGGGCATGGGCAGTAGCGATGCGACAGCCGACCTCTTGAAGAAACTCAGTCCCGATCACGACCCCAACAACTTCTATGGTTCCCTCACCGCCACAGCCAAAGGTAACCCAGGCGATGTGTTGAAAACCGCTCCCTCAGATTTCTCACTAGGGTTCACGGTTCCCGGTTGGAAGAAGTCCCTTGCTACTCGCGTTGCTTATGTCTCCACTAACGTCTCCGGCCACACCATCCCGGTGACAGGCACCGTTCTCAGATCACCAGTGAAATGGAACGGGCCTGGGAAACGACCACTCCTAGCAATCGCGCCAGGAACCCAAGGTGCCGGCGACTCCTGCGCACCGGGCAAGAAAATGGATCAAGGCCTCGGATCAGAGGGCATCACCATTTCTACGGCACTGAACCGCGGCTGGCATGTAGCACTCACCGATCTTCCGGGATTAGGAAATCCCGCCATTCAGCACACCTACATGAACCGTGTAGAGCAAGGGCGCGCTACGCTCGACATGGCTCGTGCGGCCGGCAGGATGGGGCTCAAAGGGCTGTCGCCGAAGAATCCCATCGCAACCTGGGGCTACTCGCAAGGAGGTGGCGCTTCCGCTGCAGCACTCGAACTCCAACCTCAGTACGCTCCCGAGTTGAACCTCGTCGCAGGAATGGCTGGTGGAGTACCCGCAAATCTCTTTACCACTGCCAACGCGATCGATAATGCCCCACTGGCGGGCGCCATCGGCTACACCACTAATGGTCTTCTTCAGGCATACCCAGAGATTCGCCCGGAAATTGAAAAGGAAATGAATGCCAAGGGCAAAGCCCTATTGAAGGAGTCAGCAGACCAATGCGCCGAAGAAACAATGCTAAAGCTCGGCTACACGGACTCCCGAACCCTTACAAAATCCGGCAAACCCCTGGGTGAGATCATGCGCAACAACCCAGTGATCAAGGCAGCCATTCAGAGGCAGGAAATCGGTAACCTCACTCCACAGGTTCCCGTCTTTGTTGCTCACGGGACACATGACGACACAATTCCCGTCGAACAAGGGCGCATCATGGCTCAAAAATGGTGCCGAGCCGGGGCAAAAATTCACTACCAGGAATTCGATCTCCCACGGTTAGGACCTTTGATTGACCACGGCACTCCGATGATCGCGAGCCTACAACCAGCGATGGATTGGCTCGACGCAGGTTTCCACGGCAAGGGTTACAGCCTCACCAGCTGTAGCGATATTCCTTCCTGA
- a CDS encoding A/G-specific adenine glycosylase has protein sequence MTDTPAAQIPDPHFLAQELNAWFGVHGRDLLWRHPDTTPYGVLVSEIMSQQTPVRRVEPMWQAWMTRWPTPTDLAAATPADVIRQWANLGYPRRALRLQECAQVCVEKHNGDIPIAISDLEALPGVGSYTARAVAAFAFGQAVPVVDTNVRRVYRRVVDGEFLQGPARSRDVRDVARLLPYVDNDPSLSRRHRGLPDFPPLPLGDPKFKDAANLMCASLMELGALICTATNPACERCPIATHCRWLALGKPRPNEEQQAAAKKRVQKFAGTDRQVRGKILAALRGISGETAPTAVSALGESDIMSLWDDKLQLSRCLDSLLVDGLIEKTESDGARSYHLPL, from the coding sequence ATGACTGACACTCCAGCTGCCCAGATCCCCGACCCCCATTTTCTTGCCCAGGAACTCAACGCTTGGTTTGGGGTACACGGCCGTGATCTCCTCTGGCGACATCCGGATACCACCCCATATGGAGTACTGGTCAGCGAAATAATGAGTCAACAAACGCCCGTTCGACGCGTGGAACCAATGTGGCAAGCCTGGATGACACGCTGGCCTACGCCCACGGATTTAGCTGCCGCCACCCCAGCTGATGTCATCCGCCAATGGGCAAATCTTGGCTACCCCCGCCGTGCACTACGGCTGCAGGAATGCGCGCAGGTGTGCGTCGAAAAACATAATGGAGACATACCCATTGCAATCTCTGATCTCGAAGCTCTTCCTGGGGTGGGAAGCTACACCGCGCGCGCTGTGGCTGCCTTTGCCTTTGGCCAGGCTGTCCCGGTGGTGGATACGAATGTGCGCCGGGTATACCGCCGCGTCGTCGACGGCGAATTTCTCCAAGGCCCGGCGCGCAGTCGTGATGTTCGCGACGTAGCTCGCTTGCTGCCATATGTGGATAATGACCCCTCCCTGTCGCGACGCCACCGCGGACTGCCCGACTTTCCTCCTCTACCCCTCGGAGATCCAAAGTTCAAGGATGCTGCCAACCTCATGTGTGCCTCTCTCATGGAGCTAGGTGCTCTCATTTGCACAGCAACCAACCCTGCTTGTGAACGATGCCCGATCGCTACGCACTGCCGATGGTTAGCGCTCGGCAAGCCCCGCCCTAACGAGGAGCAACAGGCGGCTGCTAAAAAACGTGTACAAAAATTCGCAGGCACTGATCGACAGGTTCGAGGAAAAATTCTGGCGGCTCTGCGGGGAATTTCTGGTGAAACTGCTCCTACTGCCGTATCCGCTTTAGGTGAGAGCGACATTATGTCTCTATGGGATGACAAGCTCCAGCTTTCACGCTGTCTCGATTCGCTCCTCGTTGACGGTTTAATCGAAAAGACCGAGTCTGACGGCGCCAGGTCATACCATCTCCCCCTTTAA
- a CDS encoding CarD family transcriptional regulator has translation MEFKVGDTVVYPHHGAAVIEGIEQREFKGETVDYLVLRINQGDLSVRVPAANAEKVGVRDVVGEEGLRKVFSVLRETDVEEAGNWSRRYKANQERLTSGDVNKVAEVVRDLWRRDQDRGLSAGEKRMLAKARQILVGELALAEGVDDEKTDKLLAEMQETIKRHREAAEAARAAGQEDEDSKGLIDLDEELDGDEV, from the coding sequence ATGGAATTCAAGGTCGGAGATACTGTGGTTTACCCACACCACGGCGCCGCAGTAATCGAGGGGATTGAGCAGCGCGAATTCAAAGGCGAGACCGTAGATTACCTGGTTCTTCGCATCAACCAGGGTGATTTGTCTGTGCGCGTTCCAGCTGCCAACGCAGAAAAAGTCGGCGTACGGGACGTCGTCGGGGAAGAGGGATTGCGCAAAGTTTTTTCCGTTCTTCGGGAAACTGATGTGGAGGAAGCTGGTAACTGGTCTCGCCGTTATAAGGCGAACCAGGAACGTCTTACGTCGGGTGATGTAAATAAGGTTGCCGAAGTTGTGCGTGACCTGTGGCGTCGTGACCAAGATCGCGGTCTGTCCGCCGGTGAAAAACGCATGTTGGCGAAGGCTCGGCAAATTCTCGTGGGAGAACTTGCTTTAGCTGAAGGTGTGGATGACGAGAAGACAGACAAGCTACTTGCGGAGATGCAAGAGACGATTAAGCGCCACCGTGAGGCCGCCGAGGCAGCGCGTGCAGCTGGACAAGAAGATGAGGATAGCAAGGGGCTCATTGATCTTGACGAGGAATTGGACGGCGACGAGGTCTAG
- a CDS encoding AMP-binding protein produces the protein MTPAPSISALQQASQIGTLAKGTIPLFRSGVLGPMGPGAIGGALKGIVQWKLLPAGLLAIGAARDPYHTAIVDDGGSMTYKELHEQTSALAKALFRTGIRQRDRIGVLCRNHRGLIMALCAHGRLGTDIVFFNTGASADQTRAVLKEQKIDLLFIDEEFLPLLPRDFSECPVIIAWEHGDTIGLSREQETQLKPASNIQDAIDSGDYAERHREWASLHEVIRTTPTDQSIPAIPRMGRTIILTSGTTGTPKGARRPEPKTYMPASSIMSRIPLKHHRPVFLSAPMFHTWGFAQIQLALALRNTMIMQRKFSPDAALKVIEKNRPYAIAMVPTMLRRLLEVVPEGFDSGVKVIATSGEALPPRVIEDTFRKFGDVLYNLYGSTEVSWASIAKPEEMKKYPRTAGKPPMATTLKILDDNGQELPEEEIGRVFVKNDMLFEGYTRPGTDKEVIDGMVATGDLGYYKDGLLFISGRSDDMVVSGGENVYPQETEDIVNQMDEVLESAVRGVDDEEFGQALCAWIVLKDREAESLSDEEKEQFIADVKVKVKNKLARHNVPRYFVFLDKLPRNAVGKIVPRHLPQP, from the coding sequence ATGACCCCCGCACCATCTATCTCCGCTTTGCAACAAGCGAGCCAAATAGGAACACTCGCAAAAGGCACCATTCCTCTATTCCGCTCGGGCGTGTTGGGCCCCATGGGCCCAGGCGCAATCGGTGGCGCACTTAAAGGCATCGTACAGTGGAAACTTCTACCAGCTGGACTACTCGCCATCGGCGCAGCTCGCGACCCATATCACACCGCCATCGTCGACGATGGCGGTTCCATGACCTACAAAGAACTCCACGAGCAAACATCCGCACTCGCCAAAGCACTGTTCCGAACGGGAATCCGCCAACGTGATCGCATCGGCGTGCTGTGCAGAAACCACCGCGGGCTGATCATGGCACTATGTGCCCACGGGCGTCTGGGCACCGACATCGTTTTCTTCAACACGGGCGCATCAGCGGATCAAACCCGAGCAGTACTCAAAGAACAAAAAATCGATCTCCTCTTCATCGACGAGGAGTTCCTGCCACTTCTACCGCGCGACTTCTCCGAATGCCCAGTAATCATCGCCTGGGAACATGGCGACACCATTGGCTTATCTCGTGAACAAGAAACACAACTAAAACCCGCATCAAACATTCAAGACGCGATCGACAGCGGCGATTACGCGGAGCGTCACAGGGAATGGGCCAGCCTACACGAGGTCATACGCACCACTCCAACAGACCAGTCCATCCCCGCGATCCCACGCATGGGACGCACAATCATCCTCACCTCTGGCACTACCGGCACGCCCAAGGGGGCACGGCGACCAGAACCGAAGACCTACATGCCAGCCTCTTCAATCATGAGCCGCATTCCGCTCAAGCACCACCGCCCAGTATTCCTTTCAGCACCGATGTTCCACACCTGGGGATTCGCCCAAATCCAGCTCGCACTTGCACTGCGTAACACTATGATCATGCAACGCAAATTCTCCCCAGATGCAGCACTTAAGGTCATTGAAAAGAACCGGCCGTACGCAATTGCCATGGTGCCGACGATGCTGCGTCGCTTGCTAGAGGTGGTGCCGGAAGGCTTCGATTCCGGAGTGAAAGTCATCGCAACATCCGGCGAAGCACTGCCTCCCCGCGTCATCGAAGACACATTCCGCAAATTCGGAGATGTGCTCTACAACCTTTATGGCTCAACCGAAGTCTCATGGGCATCCATCGCCAAACCGGAAGAAATGAAAAAGTACCCGCGCACGGCGGGGAAGCCACCGATGGCTACAACCCTGAAGATCCTCGACGATAACGGGCAAGAACTGCCAGAAGAGGAAATAGGCCGCGTTTTCGTCAAGAACGACATGCTGTTCGAAGGCTACACTCGGCCCGGCACCGATAAAGAAGTCATCGATGGCATGGTCGCTACCGGCGATTTGGGCTACTACAAGGACGGACTGCTCTTCATTTCAGGACGTTCCGACGACATGGTTGTCTCTGGCGGAGAAAATGTCTACCCACAAGAGACCGAAGACATCGTCAATCAGATGGATGAAGTTCTGGAATCCGCCGTGCGCGGTGTCGATGACGAGGAATTCGGACAAGCTCTATGCGCGTGGATTGTACTGAAAGACCGGGAAGCAGAATCGCTAAGCGATGAGGAAAAAGAGCAGTTCATCGCTGACGTAAAGGTAAAGGTGAAGAACAAGCTGGCTCGTCATAACGTGCCGCGCTACTTCGTATTCTTGGACAAGCTACCGAGAAACGCCGTTGGGAAGATCGTTCCGCGCCATCTGCCCCAGCCTTGA
- a CDS encoding IspD/TarI family cytidylyltransferase, giving the protein MIVNALVAAAGSGTRLGFDTPKAFVQLAGRTLLERSLDALADSERIDRAVVLVSPDMREAAEGLVADPINRASWAGMSVSVALGGGERMDSVFAGLEELRRRGVTGSSLVAIHDAARCLVPPALIREVVDKAAEGVERQAWWGAVPVMPVTDTIKIVDEATSGPADGETLLEQTPNRDTLRAAQTPQVCELDALYEANLAYMRTTEISSAHASRQAGNQPLQLATDDASLLEMSGKRVVAVNGDLMAMKITTPLDYRIAEMLLNSDSKDVNRGLCDGTPR; this is encoded by the coding sequence ATGATTGTTAATGCTTTGGTTGCTGCGGCTGGCAGTGGAACTCGTTTGGGGTTTGATACTCCCAAGGCCTTTGTGCAGCTCGCTGGGCGCACGTTGCTAGAGCGCTCTTTGGATGCGTTGGCTGATTCCGAGCGCATCGATCGTGCCGTTGTGCTGGTGAGCCCGGATATGCGGGAGGCTGCGGAGGGGCTGGTTGCTGACCCCATTAACCGTGCATCCTGGGCAGGAATGTCCGTGAGCGTTGCGTTAGGCGGCGGGGAGCGCATGGACTCTGTATTTGCTGGTTTGGAGGAATTGAGACGCCGAGGGGTGACTGGCTCAAGTTTGGTTGCGATACACGACGCAGCCAGGTGCCTAGTTCCACCGGCCTTGATCCGTGAGGTAGTGGATAAAGCGGCTGAAGGTGTGGAGCGTCAGGCATGGTGGGGAGCTGTGCCCGTTATGCCGGTGACAGACACTATCAAGATTGTTGATGAGGCCACCTCAGGGCCAGCTGACGGCGAGACGCTTTTGGAACAGACTCCTAACAGGGACACTCTGCGAGCTGCTCAGACGCCGCAGGTGTGTGAGCTCGATGCCCTGTATGAGGCCAACCTTGCGTATATGAGGACTACGGAAATTAGTTCCGCACACGCGTCGAGACAAGCAGGTAACCAGCCACTGCAGTTGGCCACTGATGACGCTTCTCTACTGGAAATGTCTGGTAAACGGGTGGTGGCCGTTAACGGTGATTTGATGGCAATGAAAATCACGACTCCGCTGGATTATCGCATTGCGGAGATGTTGCTGAACAGCGATAGCAAGGATGTGAATCGAGGGCTCTGTGATGGCACACCACGGTGA
- a CDS encoding lipase family protein, producing MTLHSRSYHRISARLSTAAVAATTSVLLAATGMTGVAGAEENSGVNNSNPAYDTVDGSMRGASDLGSGETIGAIGSVNLQEDDFYTSLPRFIDGKPGQVLKSQPSNFALGIPKIDWTNTEATRIAYVSTNSQGKTVPVTGTVFTSSAPWKGKGPRPLLTIAPGTQGAGDACSPGITTPYGLDYEGAPIAAALARGWNVALTDLMGLGTKPQHTYMNREDQGHATLDMARATLNLKNKNIPANSPVATWGYSQGGGASASALELQPTYAPDLNLVTGYAGGVPADLAVTAEGVDGMVLAGAMGYTINGMLYAYPELRPELDKQLNDKGREVLNQTKDECIVQSLLRQSFRDSRELTKDGRSLSEILKSEPIASAVRKQEIGHLKPKVPVYIGHGTHDDVIPVRQARHLARTWCSKGVPVYYQEQRIPSVAPLVNHMVPMLSHLTPAMEWLEKVINGADYPTTPCGEIPADNAPDGNADFITPGSVEGAGQTSSDGVPGSLESKAYGSSAGPVTKR from the coding sequence ATGACGCTTCATTCACGCTCTTACCATCGAATCTCCGCCCGTCTCAGCACCGCAGCAGTAGCGGCCACTACTTCTGTGCTGTTAGCAGCTACTGGCATGACTGGCGTCGCCGGAGCCGAAGAAAACAGCGGAGTCAACAACAGTAACCCCGCCTATGACACCGTCGACGGCTCTATGCGTGGCGCCTCCGACTTAGGCTCCGGCGAAACGATCGGTGCAATCGGATCCGTGAACCTGCAGGAAGACGACTTCTATACCAGCCTGCCACGCTTCATCGACGGCAAGCCGGGACAGGTTCTCAAGTCCCAACCATCCAACTTCGCCCTCGGCATACCGAAGATTGACTGGACCAACACCGAGGCCACCCGCATCGCCTACGTTTCCACCAACTCCCAGGGCAAGACCGTTCCCGTCACCGGCACAGTCTTCACCTCATCGGCACCGTGGAAGGGCAAAGGTCCTCGCCCCCTCCTCACCATCGCACCTGGAACTCAGGGAGCGGGCGACGCATGCTCTCCTGGCATCACCACTCCATATGGCTTGGACTATGAAGGCGCACCAATCGCTGCCGCTCTGGCACGAGGCTGGAACGTGGCCCTCACGGATCTGATGGGTCTGGGCACTAAGCCCCAGCACACTTACATGAATCGCGAGGACCAGGGACACGCCACCTTGGACATGGCTCGCGCTACGCTGAACCTGAAGAATAAGAACATCCCTGCGAACTCACCGGTCGCAACCTGGGGTTACTCCCAGGGTGGTGGCGCTTCCGCATCTGCACTAGAACTTCAACCGACCTACGCCCCGGACCTTAATCTCGTCACCGGGTATGCCGGCGGCGTGCCAGCTGACCTCGCAGTAACTGCCGAAGGTGTCGACGGCATGGTTCTTGCAGGAGCCATGGGTTACACAATCAACGGTATGCTCTACGCTTATCCTGAGCTTCGCCCTGAATTGGACAAGCAGCTCAATGACAAGGGCCGTGAAGTGCTCAATCAAACCAAGGACGAATGCATAGTGCAGTCCCTGCTGCGACAGTCTTTCCGAGACTCCCGCGAGCTCACCAAGGACGGCCGGTCTCTCAGTGAGATTTTGAAGAGCGAACCTATTGCGTCCGCAGTACGTAAGCAGGAAATCGGACACCTTAAACCAAAGGTGCCTGTTTACATTGGCCACGGCACGCACGATGACGTGATTCCAGTCCGCCAGGCACGCCACCTGGCCCGTACCTGGTGCTCAAAGGGCGTACCCGTGTACTACCAGGAGCAACGGATCCCATCCGTGGCACCTCTGGTTAATCACATGGTCCCAATGCTGTCTCACCTCACTCCAGCAATGGAATGGTTAGAGAAGGTCATTAACGGAGCTGACTACCCAACGACCCCTTGTGGTGAGATCCCTGCAGACAACGCTCCTGATGGTAATGCTGACTTCATCACCCCAGGAAGCGTGGAAGGAGCTGGTCAGACGTCCTCCGATGGCGTGCCAGGATCCCTCGAATCGAAGGCTTATGGTTCATCTGCTGGTCCTGTAACAAAGCGCTAA
- a CDS encoding carbonic anhydrase, whose translation MSITADTDSNHGSCDHGQGEPTQLTPRQAWEALEAGNRRFVEHQVDHPRQDGATRDALNKGQNPHAVVLACSDSRVPVEIVFDQGLGDVFVIRTAGEITDLSVLASLEFAVDSLGVPLVVVLGHEKCGAVAASERALNEGVMPNGFQRVLVEKVTPSLLSARAKGLTGIENFERNHVAEIANHIVDRSPEIRERIVDGRVAVVGLRYRLEDGQAEPLVSYGLDIGGETMTVDQR comes from the coding sequence ATGAGCATCACTGCAGACACCGATTCCAACCATGGTTCGTGCGACCATGGCCAGGGTGAGCCCACTCAGCTGACACCACGCCAAGCGTGGGAGGCCTTGGAAGCGGGTAACCGGCGCTTTGTGGAACATCAGGTGGATCATCCACGCCAGGACGGTGCGACCCGTGACGCATTGAATAAGGGGCAGAACCCGCACGCGGTGGTGCTGGCGTGTAGTGATTCGCGTGTGCCAGTGGAGATCGTTTTTGATCAGGGCTTGGGAGATGTGTTTGTCATCCGCACTGCGGGTGAAATCACGGATTTATCCGTGCTGGCATCCTTGGAGTTTGCAGTCGACTCCTTAGGGGTGCCGTTGGTTGTGGTACTTGGGCATGAGAAATGCGGTGCCGTTGCTGCCTCGGAACGCGCACTGAACGAAGGCGTGATGCCGAACGGATTCCAGCGTGTATTGGTGGAGAAGGTCACACCATCCCTGTTGAGTGCTCGAGCTAAAGGGCTGACGGGAATCGAGAATTTTGAGCGTAACCACGTCGCGGAGATTGCGAATCACATTGTGGATCGCTCTCCGGAGATTCGCGAGCGCATCGTGGATGGACGAGTGGCTGTGGTGGGGCTGCGGTATCGGTTGGAGGATGGCCAGGCCGAACCGTTGGTGAGCTATGGTCTGGATATCGGCGGTGAAACCATGACGGTAGATCAGCGTTAG